The proteins below come from a single Pseudochaenichthys georgianus chromosome 14, fPseGeo1.2, whole genome shotgun sequence genomic window:
- the LOC117458350 gene encoding uncharacterized protein: MENIDEYIWQRRIHHGVRQQKGTVPFPESVKAGLDFNAALERKDKLDPRLLTNDVMLELCAFARTVTQSEMYFLLEMLDFNFDLGVDLDNDQQYYEYARRAHNKIKAVKDRIRMKTHERNKDTFSLLDISFLVKITANEQPGRYYPKRNKMVDTSVLTDGSRKTAEPQKTEISEVTSMMKRPGELRVTARSYPYCEDLGVSLFVRPEDAPKDKLDPNPLTNGVMLELLDFSRVLCGTLNGIVHDLIKQNFGTKLDTNLFSLQLPKQLERKNACFRTNDREAFQKETYEIKTLEPMRRKRKTPDYHNLEELVAIRRRETLRLDDVNADVCLDSDLSYRCPVDCDTEMQLESEAASEHMVSDGCSSEASFSLDVKQEGEEVFVSQVKPPTYNFSPVLPKILPNHTTVKAVSDLYIEEENEDTKVKTHKQKLWMRRAPRSKQILESSRVNDKFARSREIGLDFNVGSCNKKSLDLQLFTNNTLWEVYKFGIMMSKTVRGFFLEVLEMNFNLVIRDHYHERNFLSYLMSKEKFLQNHPDRQNTEFLNSLFQFPEVYNMVDVTSVFQTGPEVETLQETSLDLNRVEDMDSHPFCKQLGLNLWSTDARPAGQKMDLAALTNGAMIEIFMFVRELCSSPHRIVYDILEYNFDLDLQSGETMAAQVIQRWYGTQKRMSITSKGLVTWKNDLVPLNGHAEPEPEPEPEPEPEPEPEPEPESESAISNHQQGLDSEDVKPKREDLNGGFEKKVLSYRICEEIGLDLNIRQGPKTKLDLHLLTRGVLFEMHQYVRQNCNRYIPALYEILEYNFDLSSQNHRKVEFAWSIASQVIAIAGKHGRKGDYLNKVIELPVEITESSQSVCKEEPKDEFIEVDLNDDDDIVFVRELMPVDIDVMID; the protein is encoded by the coding sequence ATGGAGAACATCGATGAATACATCTGGCAGCGCCGCATCCACCACGGGGTTCGGCAGCAGAAAGGCACCGTCCCATTCCCAGAATCAGTGAAGGCTGGTTTGGACTTCAATGCAGCGTTGGAAAGGAAGGACAAGTTGGATCCGAGGTTGCTCACAAACGATGTGATGCTGGAGCTTTGCGCATTTGCAAGAACTGTGACGCAGTCCGAGATGTATTTCTTGTTGGAAATGCTGGACTTCAACTTTGATCTCGGCGTAGACTTGGACAATGATCAGCAGTACTACGAGTACGCGAGGCGTGCTCATAATAAAATAAAGGCAGTGAAGGATCGAATCAGGATGAAAACTCATGAAAGAAATAAAGATACATTCTCGCTACTAGACATAAGCTTTTTAGTCAAGATCACTGCAAATGAGCAGCCCGGACGCTACTACCCTAAAAGAAACAAAATGGTTGATACTTCGGTACTTACTGATGGCAGCAGGAAGACAGCAGAACCTCAGAAGACGGAGATCAGTGAAGTCACGTCAatgatgaagagaccaggagaaCTACGAGTCACGGCTAGATCTTACCCATACTGTGAAGACCTCGGTGTGTCTCTGTTTGTACGACCAGAAGACGCACCCAAAGACAAACTCGACCCAAATCCACTAACCAACGGTGTGATGCTTGAACTGCTCGACTTTTCGCGAGTTCTTTGTGGAACGCTCAACGGGATAGTTCACGACTTGATTAAGCAAAACTTCGGCACAAAGTTGGATACAAATCTTTTCAGTTTGCAACTACCCAAACAGTTGGAGAGGAAGAACGCCTGCTTCAGAACCAACGATAGAGAGGCTTTCCAAAAGGAGACTTATGAAATCAAGACATTGGAGCCGATGCGAAGGAAGCGAAAAACCCCAGATTACCATAACTTGGAAGAGCTTGTGGCAATTAGGCGAAGGGAAACGCTGAGACTTGACGATGTTAACGCTGATGTTTGTCTGGATAGTGACCTGTCTTACCGGTGCCCGGTTGACTGTGATACGGAAATGCAGTTGGAGTCGGAGGCAGCATCGGAACACATGGTGTCTGATGGTTGTTCATCAGAAGCCAGTTTTTCTCTGGATGTAAAGCAGGAAGGAGAGGAAGTTTTTGTCTCTCAAGTGAAGCCTCCGACTTATAACTTCAGCCCTGTTTTGCCTAAGATTCTTCCAAATCACACAACTGTGAAAGCAGTCTCAGATCTGTATATTGAAGAAGAAAATGAGGACACGAAAGTTAAAACTCACAAACAAAAGCTGTGGATGAGGAGGGCTCCTCGCTCAAAACAAATCCTGGAGTCTAGCAGAGTAAACGACAAGTTTGCCCGCAGCAGAGAGATAGGTTTAGACTTTAACGTGGGCTCGTGTAACAAGAAGAGCCTGGATCTACAACTATTCACCAACAACACGTTGTGGGAGGTTTATAAATTCGGTATAATGATGTCAAAGACTGTACGCGGTTTCTTTTTGGAAGTTCTGGAGATGAACTTTAACCTGGTCATCCGAGATCATTATCATGAGCGCAACTTTTTAAGTTATCTGATGTCTAAAGAGAAGTTCCTGCAGAACCACCCTGACAGGCAGAACACTGAGTTTCTAAACAGTCTCTTTCAGTTCCCGGAAGTTTACAACATGGTTGATGTGACCAGCGTCTTTCAAACTGGACCAGAAGTTGAGACGCTGCAGGAGACGAGCTTGGATTTGAACCGGGTGGAAGATATGGATTCACATCCGTTTTGTAAACAGTTAGGCCTCAACCTTTGGTCCACAGACGCACGCCCGGCAGGCCAAAAGATGGATTTGGCGGCCCTAACCAACGGAGCCATGATTGAAATATTCATGTTTGTCAGAGAGTTGTGTAGCTCGCCCCACAGGATAGTCTACGACATTCTGGAGTACAACTTTGATCTTGATCTGCAAAGCGGAGAAACCATGGCGGCGCAGGTGATCCAGAGATGGTACGGCACACAGAAAAGAATGAGCATCACGTCAAAGGGTTTAGTTACCTGGAAGAACGACCTTGTCCCATTGAATGGCCACGCAGAGCCAGAACCAGAGCCAGAGCCAGAGCCAGAGCCAGAGCCAGAGCCAGAGCCAGAGCCAGAGTCAGAGTCAGCAATATCCAACCACCAGCAGGGTCTGGATTCAGAAGATGTGAAGCCAAAAAGGGAGGATTTAAATGGAGGTTTTGAGAAAAAGGTCCTCAGCTATCGGATCTGTGAAGAAATAGGGTTAGACCTAAACATCCGACAAGGACCCAAAACAAAACTCGACTTGCATTTGCTGACGAGAGGAGTCCTCTTTGAGATGCACCAGTATGTGAGACAAAACTGCAACCGGTACATTCCTGCTCTGTACGAGATTCTGGAGTACAACTTCGACCTGAGCTCGCAGAACCATCGGAAAGTAGAGTTCGCCTGGTCCATCGCCTCTCAGGTCATCGCAATAGCGGGTAAACACGGCCGAAAGGGAGACTATCTGAACAAAGTGATCGAGTTGCCTGTTGAGATCACAGAATCTTCGCAGTCCGTCTGCAAAGAAGAGCCCAAAGACGAATTCATCGAAGTAGACCTAAACGATGACGATGACATTGTGTTTGTCCGAGAACTGATGCCTGTAGACATAGACGTGATGATAGATTAA